The following coding sequences are from one Methanohalophilus halophilus window:
- the hcp gene encoding hydroxylamine reductase: MFCYQCEETAKGEACTKGGACGKSNEVADLQDQLIYMLKGLAAVNQKARDTVHENPGLKTRLINALKGNEQSKEGEPEDYIDSHFMVEALFSTVTNVNFSATDFEKWIQDAYDKREQIKSELQAHGVDLSDLPQAAKINPDELGNAESVSILATEDEDIRSLRELLVYGLKGMAAYAYHASVLGHQDKDIAVFIDRALVATLDDSLSVDDLTGLVLECGSFGVKTMAMLDEANTTTYGHPEPTEINIGTGNNPGILISGHDLKDMDQLLKQTEGTGVDVYTHGEMLPANAYPEFKKYEHLVGNYGGSWWQQKTEFEKFNGPVLMTTNCLVPPKDSYSDRVFTTAMVGFEGLKHIEEKEGGTKDFSEIIEMAKQSRPPEQLENGAIPAGFAHNAALSVADKIVDAVKAGQISRFIVMAGCDGRQHDREYYTEFAKQLPQDAVILTAGCAKYRYNKLDLGDIGGIPRVLDAGQCNDSYSLVVIAQKLAEAFELDDINDLPVSYNIAWYEQKAVLVLLALLSLGVKDIVLGPRLPAFVSPNVLNVLVENFNISKNTTVENDLERLL, from the coding sequence ATGTTTTGTTACCAATGCGAAGAAACAGCAAAAGGAGAAGCCTGTACAAAGGGTGGAGCATGCGGGAAATCGAATGAAGTTGCAGATCTGCAGGATCAGCTTATTTATATGCTTAAAGGTCTTGCCGCTGTCAACCAGAAAGCAAGAGACACAGTACATGAAAATCCGGGCCTGAAAACCCGATTAATAAATGCCCTGAAAGGAAACGAACAATCAAAGGAAGGGGAACCAGAAGATTATATTGATTCCCATTTCATGGTAGAAGCCCTTTTCTCGACAGTAACCAATGTAAACTTCAGTGCTACTGATTTCGAGAAGTGGATCCAGGATGCATATGATAAAAGGGAACAAATTAAATCCGAACTTCAGGCACATGGAGTGGACCTGAGCGATCTTCCACAGGCTGCAAAGATCAACCCCGATGAACTTGGAAACGCTGAATCAGTCAGTATCCTTGCAACTGAAGATGAAGATATCAGATCCCTGAGAGAATTACTTGTATACGGTCTAAAGGGAATGGCTGCGTATGCATACCATGCCAGTGTGCTTGGTCACCAAGATAAAGATATTGCAGTCTTTATTGACAGGGCACTGGTAGCCACTCTTGATGACTCCCTTTCCGTAGATGACCTCACAGGCCTGGTGCTGGAATGTGGAAGTTTCGGTGTCAAGACAATGGCAATGCTGGATGAAGCTAACACTACAACCTATGGCCATCCGGAACCCACAGAGATCAATATTGGAACCGGGAACAATCCGGGTATCCTTATCAGCGGGCATGATCTAAAGGATATGGACCAGCTCCTGAAGCAGACTGAAGGCACCGGTGTTGATGTATATACCCATGGTGAGATGCTGCCTGCCAATGCCTATCCAGAATTTAAGAAGTATGAACATCTGGTGGGCAACTATGGTGGATCATGGTGGCAACAGAAAACCGAGTTTGAAAAATTCAATGGCCCGGTGCTTATGACCACAAACTGTCTTGTACCTCCAAAAGATTCCTATTCTGACCGGGTATTCACAACAGCAATGGTCGGATTTGAAGGGCTCAAGCATATCGAAGAGAAAGAAGGCGGGACAAAAGACTTCTCTGAAATCATTGAAATGGCAAAACAATCCAGACCACCCGAACAACTGGAAAATGGCGCAATACCTGCCGGATTTGCCCACAATGCCGCCCTTTCAGTTGCCGACAAGATCGTGGATGCAGTTAAAGCCGGCCAGATCTCCAGGTTTATTGTAATGGCGGGTTGTGACGGGAGACAGCACGACAGGGAATACTACACTGAATTTGCAAAACAACTGCCACAGGATGCTGTAATTCTTACAGCAGGTTGTGCCAAGTATCGGTATAATAAACTGGACCTTGGAGACATCGGCGGTATCCCCAGAGTACTGGATGCGGGCCAGTGTAATGATTCCTACTCACTGGTTGTCATTGCCCAAAAGCTGGCTGAAGCCTTTGAACTGGATGATATAAACGACCTGCCCGTTTCCTACAATATCGCATGGTATGAGCAAAAGGCAGTCCTTGTATTGCTTGCCCTGCTAAGTCTTGGTGTCAAGGACATTGTACTGGGACCGAGATTGCCGGCGTTTGTTTCCCCGAATGTGTTGAACGTGCTGGTTGAAAATTTCAACATCAGCAAGAACACAACTGTAGAAAATGATCTGGAGAGGCTGCTCTAA
- a CDS encoding cupin domain-containing protein → MQIRYVKDAEQKKNPHGADVRKMYASDHGQAMHITLEPKQSLKKHITPVDVFFYILEGKARVEIGDEAEIVEKDSIVESPAKIPHLVGNAGEGILRFLVVKMQKQEESTRLL, encoded by the coding sequence ATGCAAATCAGATACGTAAAAGATGCCGAGCAAAAAAAGAATCCACATGGTGCAGATGTGCGAAAGATGTATGCATCAGACCATGGCCAGGCAATGCACATAACCCTTGAACCAAAACAGTCCCTAAAAAAACATATTACTCCGGTAGATGTGTTTTTCTATATACTTGAAGGCAAGGCCAGGGTTGAGATTGGCGATGAAGCCGAGATTGTGGAGAAGGATTCAATTGTCGAGAGTCCGGCAAAGATTCCCCATCTGGTGGGTAACGCAGGCGAGGGGATTCTGCGCTTTTTGGTTGTGAAAATGCAAAAGCAGGAAGAATCTACCCGGCTCCTGTAA
- a CDS encoding NAD(P)/FAD-dependent oxidoreductase, with product MAVNNRYDVIIIGAGPAGMFAANELSGHGLKILVIDKGRDVEKRHCPMESVQHCMHCTPCNIMCGVGGAGTFSDGTLNLRPDIGGDLLEFTHDQKRAWELVDYVDNIFLQCGATKKMISPKEEDVEQLQRRAASVGAKFIDTKQRHIGTDNAPAVIGKFKKKLDESEVDFLLNTDVKDLWIENNVCKGVFLNNGRTIECSYTLLAPGRIGGKWVNEIVDKHSISARYAGVDIGIRVEVPGIIMDPVTKINRDPKFHIQTRKYDDFVRTFCTNEHGFVVREEYEGFIATNGHSMHDTVSENTNFAFLVHIELTKPIENTIKYARSVAKLATTIGGGKPVLQRMGDLRRGRRSTEARLVRNPVVNTLKDVTPGDISMAMPHRIVMDIIEGLETLDRIIPGVACDSTLLYAPEVKFYSMRIQIDANMQSSIRNLFAAGDGAGLSRDIVNASATGVLAARGILEISTR from the coding sequence ATGGCAGTAAACAATCGATACGATGTAATCATTATCGGAGCCGGACCTGCCGGGATGTTTGCAGCCAATGAACTTTCCGGTCATGGTTTGAAAATCCTGGTAATTGACAAGGGTAGAGATGTCGAAAAAAGACATTGTCCCATGGAATCCGTTCAACACTGTATGCACTGTACTCCCTGCAATATAATGTGCGGAGTTGGCGGAGCGGGGACATTTTCTGACGGGACCCTGAATTTAAGACCGGATATTGGAGGAGACCTGTTAGAATTCACTCATGACCAGAAGAGAGCATGGGAACTTGTGGATTATGTGGATAATATATTCCTGCAGTGTGGTGCCACAAAAAAAATGATCTCACCAAAGGAGGAAGATGTAGAGCAACTTCAACGCCGGGCTGCATCGGTGGGAGCAAAATTCATCGATACAAAGCAACGGCATATAGGAACCGATAATGCACCTGCTGTTATTGGGAAATTTAAAAAGAAACTGGATGAAAGTGAAGTGGATTTTCTCCTGAATACTGATGTAAAAGACCTCTGGATAGAGAACAATGTCTGCAAAGGTGTTTTCCTGAATAACGGCAGGACAATAGAATGCAGTTATACACTTCTGGCACCAGGCCGGATTGGGGGGAAATGGGTCAATGAAATAGTTGATAAACATTCAATCAGTGCCCGTTATGCAGGGGTGGACATCGGGATTCGTGTTGAAGTTCCCGGAATTATAATGGACCCTGTGACCAAAATAAACCGTGATCCGAAATTCCACATCCAGACCCGCAAATATGACGATTTTGTACGCACTTTCTGTACCAATGAACACGGTTTTGTAGTCAGGGAAGAGTATGAAGGATTCATTGCCACTAACGGGCATTCAATGCATGACACGGTTTCTGAGAATACCAATTTCGCATTTCTGGTACATATCGAACTGACAAAACCCATTGAGAACACAATCAAGTATGCCAGGTCAGTGGCAAAACTGGCAACCACCATAGGAGGTGGCAAACCTGTCCTCCAGAGAATGGGGGATTTGAGAAGAGGGCGGCGTTCCACCGAAGCGCGTCTTGTAAGGAATCCGGTGGTGAATACTCTAAAAGATGTAACTCCCGGGGATATTTCGATGGCCATGCCTCACAGGATAGTTATGGACATCATAGAAGGACTGGAAACCCTTGACAGGATCATTCCCGGCGTGGCTTGTGACTCCACCCTTCTCTATGCTCCGGAGGTCAAGTTTTATTCCATGAGGATACAGATTGACGCAAATATGCAATCAAGTATAAGGAACCTGTTTGCAGCCGGGGACGGAGCAGGATTGTCCAGGGACATAGTTAATGCTTCTGCAACTGGTGTCCTGGCAGCAAGAGGAATATTGGAAATTTCTACCCGATAA
- a CDS encoding glycerophosphoryl diester phosphodiesterase membrane domain-containing protein has protein sequence MDYEKIFSDTWDVFKENFVTYIIATLVAMIGSILIVTIAPLLYGLVDMAVRGVKGEPIDYKDVFSGFDHFVRSWVFAIVAGVLLIVGYMLLIIPGLILSILLLYAFPLLVIRGYSGVDAIKESVEIGKNNFLDTAIISVILWIISGIGSYVVFGSLITTPIVVIASVVVTYRMIENNETAYTYVADFEEVDDTSSDANEGVQRPL, from the coding sequence ATGGATTATGAAAAGATATTTTCAGACACATGGGATGTTTTCAAAGAAAACTTCGTAACATACATCATTGCTACATTGGTTGCTATGATCGGTTCGATTCTTATTGTAACAATTGCCCCGCTGCTCTATGGGCTGGTAGATATGGCCGTCAGGGGCGTTAAGGGAGAGCCTATTGATTACAAAGATGTATTCAGTGGATTTGATCACTTCGTGAGAAGCTGGGTTTTCGCTATTGTGGCGGGTGTTTTATTGATAGTCGGCTACATGTTGCTCATTATACCGGGATTAATCCTTTCCATCCTGCTGCTGTATGCTTTTCCATTACTTGTCATCAGGGGCTACAGTGGAGTTGATGCCATCAAGGAAAGTGTTGAAATTGGAAAAAACAATTTCCTGGATACAGCAATCATCTCCGTCATCCTCTGGATTATCAGTGGCATTGGCAGCTATGTAGTCTTTGGTTCCCTGATTACCACTCCGATTGTTGTGATCGCATCTGTGGTAGTTACATATCGTATGATCGAAAATAATGAAACCGCATATACCTATGTGGCGGATTTTGAAGAAGTTGATGACACTTCTTCTGATGCAAATGAAGGGGTTCAGAGGCCCCTTTAA
- a CDS encoding rhodanese-like domain-containing protein: MIEYSITNLEKKANTYNFNGGILIGHSKKVIFLVSLILLGTITSCSAFVDSDTQSTVVAFDISVNGYTDVDVNQAKQMLDTEDIFLLDVRTQSEFDEGHIKYANLIGVTQLSSRLDEVPSNETILVYCKSGVRSASASNTLVGAGYTDVYNMDGGITAWKAAGYPVVTYDIYDDNENYVIDIEEISTSIDDYLVGQLEISEISQLVDYFLSGDEYC; encoded by the coding sequence TTGATAGAGTATTCTATAACAAATTTAGAAAAAAAAGCCAATACATACAATTTCAATGGGGGTATATTAATAGGGCATAGTAAAAAAGTAATTTTCCTGGTCAGTTTAATTCTACTGGGAACAATTACATCATGTTCTGCTTTTGTAGATAGCGACACACAGAGCACTGTAGTTGCATTTGATATCAGTGTAAACGGATATACGGATGTAGATGTAAATCAGGCAAAACAGATGCTTGATACTGAAGATATTTTCCTGCTGGATGTCAGGACACAAAGTGAATTCGATGAAGGCCATATCAAATATGCAAACCTGATCGGTGTCACCCAGCTGTCTTCCCGACTGGATGAAGTGCCGAGTAATGAAACAATACTGGTATATTGTAAAAGTGGGGTACGCAGCGCAAGTGCAAGCAACACGTTGGTAGGAGCTGGTTACACCGATGTGTACAACATGGACGGAGGTATCACTGCCTGGAAGGCCGCAGGATATCCTGTTGTGACATATGACATTTATGATGACAACGAAAATTACGTGATAGATATTGAAGAGATATCCACTTCAATAGATGATTATCTGGTGGGTCAATTGGAAATAAGTGAAATATCACAACTTGTGGATTATTTCCTTTCAGGAGATGAATATTGTTGA
- a CDS encoding VWA domain-containing protein codes for MVVKIIPAICFLFILALSVTPVTGQTLEISGPDSLEAGEDAFIYATLSNNSTFVSGEMINFSADVGQISSNGTIDDSGVATAIFNSTVAERANISATYGNISDNLTIDVEPAEVNLIDWSSSSQALVVGNISTINFTAYDTYGNINTTAPMDVEISVIDLKGNIKETSTSTSISPYELSRVNITADSLEFNFSSTTNPFITFEINSTFASKVNLNVSSDSISNATNISYSPARPSILDISYGDEYTVNTTEDISVNIYDRYRNPVNNSTLIFNITPPINTSYNSPITYDSLEIHPSSTITNIEGIGNATFRTDKRAGDNIINISVSENETLYKEISITGIADSAEDMHLTYSPSLCYANNVDYYRLSATPVDQFLNPILPNGPNIKEQVYFDEGSTKIPLNPYGTATTKVGPTPYVENISVTASFRNETGDTGINNSTNLNFIKGDLAQIKLFATPSMILTKNLIGNHISSIRGIALDEWGHSLSDMNISLANTNVSMGNLTMEGINETNSINTTTNSAGRFSATFESKNLEGNCTINATSGDIKSSTIIDIRDSPFISSYVLAEPDEVDSGDIVNVTTVVSVEGELPVTRQAATAMLTLDRSGSMDPDSYAGTPLDVVLVLDRSGSMNDLGSSPEQPLTDAQDAARTFMDNLVSNSLTGVVSFASDSTIESDLTLLNSSSSKDQIEDAIYSFSASGSTAMGDGLADSIDMLIDDGRDSSRKVIVLLTDGVCNAGSDQDCTNGIQRANSNGITIYTIGLGSPDYIDEPTLQRIALETSGNYYNAPTGADLQDVYYSIAQEISDYDISDIEYGEEGFTPYTYSADNISLDVLDSEPPYYLYFEGWDLDFSGECVIEVNGNYLTDAGSSSNPNEEWVSFEYNITPLVEDGDNTVTFRDEKDYTNEIREINIYENEIRLAEYPEESGDLTSYNCEFNTSYTGFQDSFLVNNTLNDLKVSLSWVNNSTDMDLYLKSPSGTEYGNGADTTGYYTANNSEYIWLYPLSGSYPEDDDETIEQGNWTVRIASSFPEGEFDLETYIDKKSATRLASNSFLSSFNESNGDRIGLVLYSTDSIVNSSSLSSYLRNGSEWTGYFNVDEEGTYSFDLSWQDNSSMEIGLYNGVDLLNSTTASASPVDLTSTLYAGNDYRLVVEKTGGKLNDSAFDFNVTRKPLHGAMVAYYDTGSPGTPRYRSLEGFDWSSEYSANYVGGSIRQMVLETSPASGEIILGTLDNHYDANFQVYSDDWGEVREFSTSLDSYSRRGFDLAYESLSSDAMAVYADSSSTPRYRIWDGNSWSAESSVDGSNMGAGDVWWASLAAHPSSDEMILVTLDDARDIRAQVWDGNNWANPVTITNSARAYGYQCFNVVYEQQRGNAIVAWSDIEGNVHSRTWNGSQWSAEKDLYSFDDSHRVYWIKMASESSSNNLIMGMLDLDEDLYVSTWNGSDWSASRIQIENDCYTYNKRAFDVVFEKNSGTGMIVWGDKTSTPKYRTWNGSWSEEMDASTLSEYDDMNWVQLHPDPYSDSILLITSDDHDDINIQKWDDGSWSVSSELETSSSSEYENFDLVFEKRNNTAAEASVSWKSWSAWLSSDLNNDSISHIENAIGTMSCEGLTAIDEGLYESNNELSSITGNSTMVLMTDGIDNAGSHSLLEQAQRARDQNTVIYTVGFGNNESEVDPVLEQIANITGGEYYFAPNSTVLEDIFVGIASDITNFSATGPRLELHIPHNYITNLSIATATYRDNSSNSTIGNNSTFVEPSYPSNVTDSSEPDIENIGDRDVLMWDLPPTMGMGDKWGVWYQLKVQGAGTVPLILPTSTLNYTDVNGTSIDISISYSGDTSIGGSGASVDYVSLGDVNIEPQSDIINISDNDPVTITARYSDGNPAIANVLLYTNLGGFGGSHYPFNLTVSGSETVNFSSSTAGNAFIYSFASNGNNSVSDSAKIYVRPKGSITLN; via the coding sequence ATGGTAGTGAAAATAATCCCTGCAATATGCTTCCTTTTTATTCTTGCATTATCAGTTACACCTGTGACGGGACAGACTCTTGAAATAAGTGGCCCTGATTCTTTAGAAGCAGGCGAAGATGCATTCATCTATGCCACTTTGAGTAATAATTCGACTTTTGTTTCCGGTGAGATGATCAATTTTTCTGCTGACGTTGGCCAGATATCTTCCAATGGAACTATCGATGACTCAGGTGTAGCAACTGCAATATTTAACTCCACAGTAGCGGAAAGGGCAAACATAAGCGCAACCTACGGGAACATATCCGATAATCTGACCATCGATGTTGAACCTGCTGAGGTAAACCTTATTGACTGGTCCAGTTCGTCTCAGGCTCTTGTAGTAGGAAACATTTCTACCATCAATTTCACTGCATACGATACCTACGGCAATATCAACACAACTGCACCTATGGACGTTGAGATTTCAGTAATTGACCTAAAAGGAAACATAAAAGAAACAAGCACTTCTACAAGTATATCACCTTATGAACTGAGTCGGGTCAATATTACTGCTGATTCATTGGAATTCAATTTTTCATCCACAACAAACCCTTTCATTACCTTTGAAATAAATTCTACTTTTGCATCCAAAGTGAATTTAAATGTGTCCTCTGATTCTATATCAAATGCAACAAATATAAGTTATTCTCCAGCTCGTCCTTCAATACTTGATATAAGCTATGGAGATGAATATACGGTCAATACAACAGAAGACATATCAGTCAACATCTATGATCGTTACCGGAATCCGGTCAATAATTCGACTTTAATATTTAACATTACACCACCCATAAATACGAGTTACAACTCACCTATTACCTATGATTCACTTGAAATTCATCCCTCTTCTACAATAACCAACATCGAAGGTATTGGCAATGCTACATTCAGGACTGATAAAAGAGCAGGGGACAACATTATAAATATATCAGTATCTGAAAATGAGACACTCTATAAGGAAATATCCATAACCGGTATCGCAGATTCCGCAGAAGATATGCATTTGACGTATTCCCCTTCCCTGTGTTATGCAAACAATGTAGACTATTACCGCCTATCAGCAACTCCTGTAGACCAGTTCCTGAATCCAATCCTTCCAAACGGCCCAAATATAAAAGAGCAGGTATACTTCGATGAAGGATCAACAAAAATTCCCCTGAATCCTTATGGCACTGCCACTACGAAAGTGGGCCCTACCCCTTATGTAGAAAATATTTCCGTGACAGCGAGTTTCAGAAATGAAACCGGTGATACAGGTATAAATAATTCAACAAATTTGAATTTTATTAAAGGTGACCTTGCGCAGATAAAGTTATTTGCAACCCCTTCAATGATCTTAACTAAAAATCTGATTGGTAACCATATTTCTTCAATTCGGGGGATAGCACTTGATGAATGGGGCCATTCTCTAAGTGATATGAATATATCCCTTGCTAACACGAATGTATCCATGGGAAATCTTACCATGGAAGGGATAAATGAAACAAACTCAATTAACACCACCACCAATTCAGCAGGCAGATTCAGTGCAACCTTTGAGAGCAAGAATCTTGAAGGCAATTGTACAATTAATGCCACCAGTGGTGACATAAAAAGTTCTACAATCATTGACATACGTGATTCACCTTTCATCAGTTCATATGTTTTGGCTGAACCTGATGAAGTCGATTCAGGCGATATAGTAAATGTAACAACGGTAGTCTCTGTAGAAGGTGAATTACCTGTAACAAGACAGGCAGCAACTGCCATGCTCACTTTGGATCGATCCGGCAGCATGGACCCTGATTCATATGCAGGCACCCCCCTTGATGTGGTACTTGTTCTGGACCGCTCGGGTAGTATGAATGACCTTGGATCCTCACCGGAACAACCCCTTACAGATGCTCAGGATGCTGCCAGGACATTTATGGATAATCTTGTCTCAAATAGCCTGACTGGTGTTGTCTCTTTTGCAAGTGACAGTACAATCGAATCAGACCTTACCCTCCTGAACTCCTCGAGTTCCAAAGACCAGATCGAAGATGCAATCTATTCATTTTCCGCATCCGGATCTACCGCAATGGGGGACGGATTGGCTGATTCAATCGATATGTTGATTGACGATGGCCGAGATTCATCAAGAAAAGTAATTGTGTTGCTTACGGACGGTGTTTGTAACGCCGGCTCCGATCAGGATTGTACTAATGGTATCCAAAGGGCAAACTCCAATGGCATCACCATATATACCATTGGTCTGGGAAGTCCAGATTATATAGATGAGCCGACATTGCAACGAATCGCCTTAGAAACATCTGGTAACTATTACAACGCACCCACAGGTGCAGACCTTCAGGATGTATATTATTCCATAGCACAAGAAATATCGGATTACGATATAAGTGATATTGAATATGGAGAAGAGGGATTTACTCCCTACACATACAGTGCTGATAACATATCTTTAGACGTCTTGGATTCCGAACCTCCTTACTACCTTTACTTTGAAGGATGGGACCTTGACTTCAGTGGCGAATGCGTAATTGAAGTGAACGGCAATTATCTCACAGATGCTGGCTCATCCTCAAATCCCAATGAAGAATGGGTGTCTTTTGAATATAATATTACACCTCTTGTTGAAGATGGGGATAACACGGTTACCTTCCGGGATGAAAAAGATTATACAAATGAGATTCGTGAAATCAATATCTATGAAAATGAAATAAGGCTGGCAGAATATCCGGAAGAAAGCGGTGATCTGACATCTTATAACTGTGAATTCAATACTTCATATACAGGCTTTCAGGATTCATTTTTGGTCAACAATACCCTTAATGACCTTAAGGTAAGTCTAAGCTGGGTAAATAATTCAACTGACATGGACCTATACTTGAAAAGCCCATCTGGAACCGAATATGGAAATGGGGCGGATACTACCGGCTATTACACTGCCAACAATTCGGAATACATCTGGCTATACCCCCTTTCCGGATCTTATCCTGAAGATGACGATGAAACAATTGAACAAGGGAACTGGACTGTCAGAATTGCCTCATCTTTCCCAGAAGGAGAATTTGATCTGGAAACCTATATTGATAAAAAAAGTGCAACAAGACTGGCATCGAACTCATTCCTTTCAAGTTTCAATGAAAGTAACGGGGATCGCATAGGCCTTGTATTATACAGTACTGATTCGATTGTAAACAGTAGTAGTCTATCATCTTATTTGCGTAATGGAAGTGAATGGACAGGTTACTTCAATGTGGATGAGGAGGGAACATATTCATTTGATCTTTCTTGGCAAGATAATTCTTCGATGGAGATCGGACTCTATAACGGCGTTGATCTTCTCAATTCTACCACTGCTTCTGCTTCACCCGTCGACCTGACATCAACCCTCTATGCTGGTAATGATTATCGTCTTGTTGTGGAAAAGACAGGTGGTAAGTTAAACGATTCTGCCTTTGATTTCAATGTAACCAGAAAACCATTGCACGGGGCAATGGTAGCATACTATGACACCGGCAGCCCGGGAACTCCCAGATATCGCAGCCTCGAGGGTTTTGACTGGTCTTCTGAGTACTCGGCAAATTATGTAGGAGGGAGCATCAGGCAAATGGTACTGGAAACTTCACCTGCTTCTGGTGAAATAATTCTTGGTACATTGGACAACCATTATGATGCAAACTTCCAAGTATATTCCGACGATTGGGGCGAGGTAAGGGAATTTTCCACTTCCCTTGATTCATACTCAAGAAGGGGTTTTGACCTAGCCTATGAAAGCTTATCATCGGATGCAATGGCAGTTTATGCTGATTCGTCCAGTACACCCAGATACAGGATATGGGATGGGAACTCATGGTCTGCCGAATCTTCTGTAGACGGTAGTAATATGGGAGCAGGAGACGTTTGGTGGGCATCCCTTGCAGCACATCCTTCTTCCGATGAAATGATTCTGGTAACCCTGGATGATGCCAGGGACATACGTGCACAGGTCTGGGATGGGAATAACTGGGCAAATCCTGTGACCATTACAAACAGTGCACGTGCCTATGGTTACCAGTGTTTCAATGTGGTCTATGAACAGCAAAGAGGTAATGCCATTGTGGCTTGGTCGGACATCGAGGGGAACGTACATTCTCGTACATGGAACGGCAGTCAGTGGAGTGCCGAAAAGGATCTTTACAGTTTTGATGATAGTCACAGGGTATACTGGATAAAAATGGCCTCTGAATCATCTTCAAATAATCTTATAATGGGTATGCTGGACCTTGATGAGGACCTATATGTAAGTACCTGGAATGGTAGTGACTGGTCAGCTTCCAGAATTCAGATCGAAAATGACTGTTATACTTACAATAAACGTGCCTTTGATGTAGTCTTTGAGAAGAATAGTGGAACCGGTATGATAGTATGGGGTGACAAAACCAGCACACCAAAATACCGTACATGGAACGGCAGCTGGAGTGAAGAGATGGACGCATCTACTCTTTCAGAATACGATGATATGAACTGGGTACAGTTACATCCTGACCCATATTCAGATTCTATATTGCTGATCACGTCTGATGACCACGATGATATTAACATCCAGAAATGGGATGATGGCAGCTGGTCTGTATCCTCTGAACTTGAAACGTCTTCTTCCTCTGAATATGAAAATTTCGATCTGGTTTTTGAAAAAAGGAACAATACCGCTGCAGAAGCATCCGTAAGCTGGAAATCGTGGTCCGCATGGCTCAGTTCAGATCTCAACAATGATTCCATATCTCATATTGAAAATGCCATAGGTACAATGAGTTGTGAGGGATTGACAGCTATAGATGAAGGATTGTATGAATCCAATAATGAATTATCCTCAATAACCGGTAATTCCACAATGGTTCTCATGACAGACGGAATTGACAATGCAGGTTCCCATTCTCTTCTGGAGCAAGCACAGCGTGCACGTGACCAGAACACAGTGATATATACCGTGGGCTTTGGTAACAACGAATCTGAAGTTGATCCGGTGCTGGAACAGATTGCAAATATCACGGGAGGGGAATATTACTTTGCACCCAACTCCACAGTTCTTGAAGATATATTTGTGGGCATTGCATCAGATATAACAAACTTTAGTGCAACAGGCCCAAGACTTGAACTGCACATTCCTCACAACTACATAACCAATCTTTCCATTGCAACGGCTACTTATCGGGACAATAGCAGTAACTCAACGATAGGGAACAACTCTACATTTGTAGAGCCAAGTTATCCTTCTAACGTAACTGATAGTAGTGAGCCAGATATTGAAAATATAGGTGACAGAGACGTGCTCATGTGGGATCTTCCCCCTACTATGGGTATGGGCGACAAATGGGGTGTCTGGTATCAATTGAAGGTACAGGGAGCAGGTACAGTTCCACTGATCCTCCCCACATCCACATTGAACTACACTGATGTCAATGGGACTTCAATAGATATCAGTATATCCTACA
- a CDS encoding winged helix-turn-helix transcriptional regulator — MKDCTLYKMMDIIGKRWTLCILLELHKGDRYQKQFNELKAMLGDITPKMLSTRLKELEAHGLVEKRIDSSAIPVKSFYSLSESGQDFIEIIKQIKGWGLKWKFDNPLCSVSDCRYCGVGKTAGN; from the coding sequence ATGAAAGATTGCACCCTTTACAAGATGATGGACATAATTGGCAAGCGCTGGACCCTGTGTATCCTACTGGAATTGCATAAAGGCGATAGATACCAGAAACAGTTCAATGAACTCAAAGCAATGTTGGGAGATATTACGCCAAAAATGCTGTCTACCCGCCTGAAGGAACTTGAGGCACATGGCCTTGTCGAAAAAAGAATTGATTCCTCGGCTATTCCAGTAAAATCCTTCTATTCACTAAGTGAAAGTGGACAGGATTTTATCGAAATAATCAAGCAAATCAAGGGATGGGGACTCAAATGGAAATTTGACAATCCTCTTTGCAGTGTTTCCGATTGTAGGTATTGCGGTGTTGGGAAAACAGCCGGTAACTAA